In the genome of Caulobacter flavus, the window GTCTTGAAGAGGTCGGTCTGGCCGGTGGCCAGCAGCTGTTCGCGCTTCCAGGCGACCAGCTGGTCGAAGTCGGCCTGGCTGTCCGACATCGGCGTGTAGCGGCAGGGTCCGACCTCGCGCTCGGCCTTGCGGCGCTTCTTGTCGATGTCCTTGAGCACGCCCACGCCCGCCGTCTTGCGGTCGGCGGCATAGGCCTCGTAGCCGGCCGAGACGTCGACGATCCACGAGTCCGCCTGGCCGCGACCGTGCCGGGCCAGGGTCTCGTCGTCGGCCAGCATGTGGCAGAAATCCAGGCGCTGGGCCTTCAGGGCCGCCAGCAGATGGCGCGGGTCGACCGCCACGTCGGGCGCCGAGACCAGGGCCTGATAGTCGCACATCGGCGCGCCGGCGGGCATGGCCACGCCCGCCTTGATGCGCGCGGGCAGGAAGGCCAGGGCCTGGCCGTCCTCGCCGCGGATCACGGCCACCTTCACGCGATCGCCCTTCTCGCCCTGGGCGACGGCGACGGCCTTGGCCCATTCGGGCGACAGGAAAGGAGAATCCAGGCGTGGCTGCAGGGTCTGCAGGTCGGTCCAGCGAGCGCTGTCCTCCGGCGATAGCTGCAGGGCCTCGACGACGTCGATCTTCACGGGCGCCCCCCGAGCGCTGATCCGAGCCTCCAGAAGGCCAGCTCGGATCATGACGCCCAGAGATTGCAGTCCGGTTTACGGACCTTGCGCGATCAGTCCATCAGTTTGCGGGTCAGATACGTGTACTCGAGCGACACCCGGCGGGCCGTCTCGGCGAGGTTGGCGCTGGCGGCGTGACCGCCGTCGACGTTCTCGTAATAAAGAACCGGATAGCCCAGGGCTTCCAGCCTGGCCGCCGCCTTGCGGGCGTGGGCCGGGTGGACGCGATCGTCCTTGGTCGAGGTCTCGATGAACACCTCGGGGTACTTCTGGCCGGCCTTGAGGTTCTGGTAGGGCGAGTACTTCTCGATCACCGCCAGGTCGGACGGGATCTGCGGATCGCCGTACTCGCCCATCCACGACGAGCCCGCGCCGATCTGGCTGTAGCGGACCATGTCGAACAGCGGCACCTGAATGACGATGGCGTTGTAGAGCTCCGGCCGCTGGGTCAGGGCCACGCCCATCAGCAGGCCGCCG includes:
- a CDS encoding GNAT family N-acetyltransferase, with protein sequence MKIDVVEALQLSPEDSARWTDLQTLQPRLDSPFLSPEWAKAVAVAQGEKGDRVKVAVIRGEDGQALAFLPARIKAGVAMPAGAPMCDYQALVSAPDVAVDPRHLLAALKAQRLDFCHMLADDETLARHGRGQADSWIVDVSAGYEAYAADRKTAGVGVLKDIDKKRRKAEREVGPCRYTPMSDSQADFDQLVAWKREQLLATGQTDLFKTDWVTKLVTDLFERRDGDFGGGLYTLHLGDELAAVHLHLRGKHTIHGWLIAHNAKFDRYSPGLLLFQDILKGMHAGSYHRLDLGTGDYRFKRELSNARQTVVFGFYGSPSPATFVRSAAWGVRQVAEALPLGRMSQLPGKAMRRIDLLRGLH